One stretch of Methanomassiliicoccales archaeon DNA includes these proteins:
- a CDS encoding glycosyltransferase family 87 protein produces the protein MKTSAFSATISRKTTSLFPLRFGGVRNLLLIILVGLIVRLIVAPWTSCPYDIYPFYKASVDKLAGLGVYGHAYLSYPPLSVIISYPFIAMLSLFLDPSDFGSIQYSMVGVAQTTGMLVPFVTHPLFNLSFKLPLIISDLLLGITLYRFVRERKGKDLAEKVFVLWFLNPLVIWISSVAGQIDVLPAFMTVIALINFYRREYFFAGLALGIGVFLKIYPIYLFIFYLTFLFSREFDSRCVQASLLRLRGFYAMVVGGLISLIAVLPFFLTSDKMLDFIFRRTGSTSYGGLNFWFFVPALPSEGLLPDILPSVIGLPTFVFILMIILIFLVSALIVRQYANKELDELRSMTLGNIAVIALILFLQPVTNPQHMLWIFPMLLIALVDDKRYERKLYLLTVLALLYFIWLQSAYALIYPAAAYSNLVDLEFLNTAIINYYTTAGIFSRESLVIASAMLGGLTILSILLPKKYDFVDRIWNRLVPMKGGRE, from the coding sequence TTGAAGACTAGCGCCTTCTCAGCAACGATCAGCCGGAAAACCACATCCCTTTTTCCACTGCGCTTTGGCGGTGTACGCAATCTTCTATTAATCATTCTCGTCGGTCTGATCGTGAGGTTGATCGTGGCGCCGTGGACCTCCTGTCCATACGATATCTATCCTTTTTACAAGGCATCGGTCGACAAGCTGGCTGGGTTGGGCGTTTATGGCCACGCTTACCTGTCCTACCCCCCTCTTTCCGTCATTATATCTTATCCCTTCATCGCGATGCTCTCGCTATTTCTTGACCCGTCGGACTTCGGCTCCATCCAGTATTCTATGGTTGGGGTTGCGCAGACTACTGGGATGCTTGTCCCTTTTGTGACCCATCCCCTTTTCAACCTGTCCTTCAAGCTACCCCTGATCATTTCAGATCTTCTGCTGGGCATCACACTTTATCGATTCGTGCGCGAGAGAAAGGGTAAGGACTTGGCGGAGAAGGTGTTTGTCCTCTGGTTTCTCAATCCGCTCGTTATTTGGATCAGCTCTGTCGCAGGCCAAATAGACGTGTTGCCAGCATTCATGACTGTGATCGCGCTCATCAATTTCTACCGTCGCGAATACTTTTTCGCAGGTCTGGCACTTGGTATTGGCGTCTTTCTTAAAATCTATCCAATTTACCTCTTTATTTTTTACCTAACGTTCCTCTTCTCGAGGGAGTTTGATAGTCGATGTGTACAGGCGAGTCTCCTGAGACTCAGAGGATTCTATGCAATGGTGGTCGGAGGACTGATAAGTTTGATCGCCGTCCTCCCCTTTTTCCTGACCTCTGACAAAATGCTCGACTTCATCTTCAGGAGGACGGGATCAACAAGCTATGGTGGGTTGAATTTCTGGTTTTTTGTTCCTGCCCTTCCCAGTGAAGGCCTCTTACCAGATATCTTGCCAAGTGTGATCGGGCTTCCAACCTTCGTCTTCATTCTCATGATTATTCTGATTTTCCTCGTGTCCGCTCTCATCGTAAGGCAATACGCTAACAAAGAGCTGGACGAATTGAGGTCAATGACTCTCGGTAATATCGCCGTGATCGCCCTCATCCTGTTCCTGCAGCCTGTCACAAATCCCCAACACATGCTCTGGATATTTCCAATGCTGCTGATCGCTCTTGTCGACGACAAACGCTACGAGAGGAAGCTTTACCTCTTAACGGTTCTCGCCCTTCTCTATTTCATTTGGCTTCAGTCTGCATACGCTCTGATCTATCCCGCGGCGGCTTATAGCAACCTTGTGGACCTCGAGTTTCTCAACACAGCGATCATAAATTACTACACGACCGCAGGAATCTTCTCGAGGGAATCGCTCGTCATCGCTTCGGCGATGCTCGGCGGCCTCACGATCCTCTCAATCTTACTTCCAAAGAAATACGACTTCGTAGATCGGATTTGGAACCGATTGGTCCCAATGAAAGGAGGAAGGGAATGA
- a CDS encoding glycosyltransferase family 2 protein: MPKNGKEVNRIISDALSMRSSSSITAVTVNWNKPLETVRCIKSLKEGGVEDITIYVVDNGSNGNDIDLIRREVPDAFVFEMGKNLGYVKGINFGISKAMESRPSFILVINNDAYGSRGFITELLKGMERHQNAGIVGPKILYPDGRRIWYAGGEFNEWLGYSRHPMMDSEDDGDQIDEKVDFVTGCAMLVRREVFEEVGLFDQDYDIYAEDLDFCLRAAERGYESWYIPSSVVYHEVSSSTGVAGSNLMTPFRAYHYARNMFILTSKRIKGGKFITCIIGQFAIRFPYYFFMIALQKIRGAYLAYIRGIIDGLKFVVGGREPVED; the protein is encoded by the coding sequence TTGCCAAAAAATGGCAAAGAAGTTAATAGAATAATTAGCGATGCGTTGTCAATGCGATCCTCCTCATCGATCACTGCGGTTACTGTTAACTGGAATAAACCCCTCGAGACGGTACGGTGCATCAAGTCATTAAAAGAAGGGGGGGTCGAAGATATCACGATCTATGTTGTCGATAACGGGTCTAATGGCAATGACATTGACCTTATTAGGCGAGAGGTTCCAGACGCTTTTGTCTTTGAGATGGGCAAGAATCTTGGTTACGTAAAGGGGATCAATTTTGGTATATCCAAAGCAATGGAAAGCAGGCCGTCTTTTATCCTAGTCATCAACAACGATGCCTACGGGTCGCGTGGCTTCATCACTGAACTTCTTAAAGGCATGGAACGCCATCAGAATGCCGGTATCGTTGGGCCGAAGATCCTCTATCCAGATGGGAGAAGAATCTGGTACGCTGGTGGCGAATTCAATGAGTGGTTGGGATACAGCAGGCATCCGATGATGGACTCGGAGGACGATGGCGATCAGATAGATGAGAAAGTAGATTTCGTGACAGGGTGTGCAATGCTCGTTCGGAGAGAAGTTTTCGAGGAAGTGGGGCTTTTCGACCAGGATTATGATATCTACGCGGAAGACCTCGATTTTTGTCTGCGCGCTGCAGAGCGAGGTTACGAATCGTGGTACATACCCTCGTCAGTGGTTTATCACGAAGTTTCGAGTTCTACAGGGGTTGCCGGGTCAAATCTTATGACGCCGTTCAGAGCGTACCACTACGCGAGGAACATGTTTATTTTGACCTCGAAGAGGATCAAAGGTGGAAAATTTATCACATGCATCATCGGACAATTTGCAATCCGTTTCCCTTATTACTTCTTCATGATCGCATTGCAGAAGATAAGGGGGGCCTATCTCGCCTACATTCGGGGAATCATCGATGGCCTGAAATTCGTTGTGGGAGGGAGAGAGCCAGTTGAAGACTAG
- a CDS encoding ACT domain-containing protein, giving the protein MMKQFEIYVQNRPGEVAWIAEILAKNSVNIRGISTDLGSNRPMIRVITDDENSARSALKNAGLEFSEREVLVVSLSDKPGELAKLTKKLARAGINIESIFILGARTPKEEIAIGVDQPEKAAEVLAKYTS; this is encoded by the coding sequence ATGATGAAGCAATTCGAAATTTATGTGCAAAACAGGCCCGGAGAAGTGGCCTGGATTGCGGAGATTCTGGCGAAAAACTCGGTGAACATCCGCGGGATTTCGACCGACCTCGGCTCGAATCGGCCGATGATCCGCGTCATCACCGACGATGAGAACAGTGCAAGAAGCGCTCTGAAAAATGCAGGGCTCGAGTTTTCCGAGCGAGAAGTGCTTGTTGTTTCCCTGAGCGACAAACCAGGGGAGCTCGCAAAGTTGACAAAAAAGTTGGCGAGAGCGGGCATAAACATCGAGTCGATTTTCATTCTCGGTGCGAGAACACCGAAGGAAGAAATTGCGATAGGCGTCGACCAGCCGGAAAAAGCTGCGGAAGTGCTGGCCAAGTATACGTCTTGA
- a CDS encoding EamA family transporter, with the protein MNAKHEAALIASSFIWGTSFVSAKIGVEHIDPFLFSFLRFVLASVVLLFVLAVSKRFSWRIFNDKLVWGIAGFNAVALELQHLGMTMTSATNAVLLIDINVVFVAIIAFFVLAEEISKKVVIGLVSGLVGVVIVSTNGDLSAIFTGSFLGNAMVFCAGVLWAFYIVYQKKVLMREHDVLLVTCAVILVTTIILVPLTLIFTGDYQVDLSGGMSAVYTGIICTGLAFLLYNYGLKGMGATIASIILLLEIVFAMVFAFLILQEIPTIATWVGGGFIVFAIVIISVKRNRK; encoded by the coding sequence GTGAACGCGAAACACGAAGCGGCCCTCATCGCATCGAGCTTCATCTGGGGTACATCATTCGTCTCAGCGAAGATCGGCGTCGAACATATCGACCCGTTCCTTTTTTCGTTCCTACGGTTCGTCCTCGCATCAGTCGTACTCCTTTTTGTCTTGGCAGTGTCAAAGAGATTCAGCTGGCGGATTTTCAATGACAAGCTCGTATGGGGGATCGCGGGATTCAATGCCGTTGCGCTGGAACTGCAGCACCTAGGTATGACAATGACGAGCGCGACGAATGCCGTGCTTCTCATCGACATTAATGTGGTCTTCGTCGCCATCATTGCCTTTTTCGTTCTTGCCGAAGAGATCTCCAAGAAGGTTGTCATAGGTCTTGTGAGTGGTCTTGTTGGCGTGGTGATCGTCTCGACGAACGGCGATCTATCAGCAATCTTCACTGGGAGTTTCCTCGGCAATGCAATGGTCTTCTGCGCTGGTGTTCTCTGGGCGTTCTACATCGTTTATCAGAAAAAGGTTCTCATGAGGGAGCATGATGTCCTTCTCGTTACCTGTGCTGTGATTCTGGTAACGACGATCATTCTAGTTCCTTTAACCTTGATATTCACCGGGGATTATCAAGTCGATTTGTCTGGTGGTATGAGTGCGGTTTACACCGGAATCATTTGCACGGGCCTCGCCTTCCTTCTATACAATTACGGGCTGAAAGGAATGGGCGCGACGATCGCCTCAATCATCCTCCTACTCGAGATCGTTTTCGCCATGGTCTTCGCCTTCCTCATTTTGCAGGAAATTCCGACCATTGCCACTTGGGTCGGGGGAGGTTTCATTGTCTTCGCTATCGTTATTATATCAGTAAAGCGAAATAGAAAATGA
- a CDS encoding NDP-sugar synthase, with translation MRRIDQAVVLAGGEGTRLKPLTNTRPKPLLPILDRPCLEYVIESLSRAGISDIFLTCSYRSADVVAAIGNGERLGARIIYSFEEEPMGTAGAVKLLEEKLDETFVVASGDVLADVDIKSLIEFHERHEADVTIALTQVERPEEFGIVGLDDQGRILKFKEKPSPQEVFSNLINAGIYVLKKEVLAEIPFGEKFDFSRNLFPRLLAAERKLFGFRIPGFWKDIGRPFDLLEANIKMADRTQAHFRDGLVPSGDRFVKGSAKIVGSSYVGRDVALGEGCVISSSVIGKESMIGDGSEIVNSLVLGRCHISNNCVISESILGEGCVIGPGARIVRSVLGDGIEIKGPRSLEGATEE, from the coding sequence ATGCGGAGGATTGACCAGGCAGTCGTACTCGCTGGTGGCGAGGGCACGAGGTTGAAGCCACTGACGAACACGAGGCCGAAGCCTTTGCTACCGATTCTCGACAGGCCCTGTCTCGAATACGTGATCGAATCTTTGTCGAGGGCCGGCATCAGTGATATTTTTTTGACATGTTCATATAGGTCGGCAGATGTTGTCGCTGCAATTGGGAATGGCGAGAGACTCGGTGCCCGTATCATCTATTCTTTTGAAGAGGAGCCGATGGGAACTGCTGGCGCTGTTAAGCTCTTGGAAGAAAAGCTTGACGAGACTTTTGTCGTCGCGAGCGGGGACGTGCTCGCAGACGTCGACATAAAGTCGCTCATCGAGTTCCACGAGCGTCACGAGGCTGATGTCACAATCGCCCTTACACAGGTGGAAAGACCTGAGGAGTTTGGCATCGTCGGTCTAGATGATCAAGGACGGATTTTGAAGTTCAAGGAAAAGCCCTCCCCACAAGAGGTCTTTTCGAACCTCATTAACGCTGGTATTTACGTGTTGAAAAAAGAGGTCCTGGCGGAGATACCTTTCGGTGAAAAGTTCGACTTCTCGAGGAATCTATTTCCGAGGCTCCTTGCGGCAGAAAGGAAATTGTTTGGCTTTAGGATCCCCGGATTCTGGAAGGATATCGGAAGGCCCTTTGACCTCTTAGAGGCGAATATCAAGATGGCGGATCGGACGCAAGCACATTTTCGGGATGGATTGGTGCCATCGGGCGATCGTTTTGTCAAGGGAAGTGCGAAGATCGTCGGCAGCTCCTATGTCGGGCGGGATGTCGCTCTCGGCGAAGGTTGCGTCATCTCTTCATCGGTAATCGGAAAAGAGAGCATGATTGGTGATGGGAGCGAAATTGTCAACTCCTTGGTATTGGGCCGATGCCACATTTCAAACAACTGTGTGATCAGTGAAAGCATCCTCGGGGAGGGATGCGTGATCGGACCTGGCGCAAGAATTGTGAGAAGCGTCCTGGGCGACGGCATCGAGATCAAGGGTCCCCGTTCACTAGAGGGCGCCACAGAAGAGTGA